One SAR86 cluster bacterium genomic region harbors:
- a CDS encoding sodium:alanine symporter family protein — MNTLSQVLDFLTYYLVDQYWFPALLIGTGIFFTIYLGFPQIKYFRHGWSILTGKYIKEDTVGETTPFQALTTALSGTVGTGNIGGVALAIFLGGPAAIFWMWVTAFLGMTTKFVEVTLAHKYRIKLQDDSIAGGPMYYIEHGLNMKWLAVLFSICLLLMCLGTGNMPQISSIAVVMKDTFEIPKIMTGIVLTILLWLVIIGGIKRIALIASKLVPFMAFWYLVGAFAVIISNYDNILPSFQNIFVHVFTPTAAVGGFLGASVAAALTRGVNRGLYSNEAGQGSAPIAHASSKTENPIEEGIVSILEPFIDTIVICTITGLVILSSGVWTEKFENRFEASSMYFVEGQFDLEDPQSIKPLQNFITGASSDIEFTGNIPIKNGVLNTSKVTLIHNRSIAEDVTFLDSSTGEVFSGSIFVDDGKIMDVGNYDVDGKSLLLGADLTSKAFSRSIFGNFGQYIVAIGLLMFAFSTVIAWSYYGDRATAYLFGEGWILYYRIIYVSAFFLASIIDTKIIWDIATVIGPIATIPNLLALVLLRKEMKSIDSGYVQPKQK, encoded by the coding sequence ATGAATACATTATCTCAAGTACTTGATTTCCTTACATATTATTTAGTTGACCAATACTGGTTTCCTGCTCTACTTATAGGTACGGGCATATTCTTTACTATATATTTAGGTTTCCCTCAAATTAAGTATTTTCGTCATGGTTGGAGCATTCTTACTGGAAAATATATTAAAGAAGATACAGTTGGAGAAACTACTCCATTCCAAGCCCTGACTACAGCCTTGTCTGGGACCGTTGGAACAGGAAACATCGGCGGTGTCGCCCTCGCTATTTTTCTAGGTGGGCCGGCTGCAATTTTTTGGATGTGGGTTACTGCTTTTTTAGGCATGACCACAAAATTTGTGGAAGTGACTTTGGCACACAAATATCGAATTAAATTACAAGATGACTCAATAGCTGGTGGCCCTATGTACTATATAGAGCATGGCCTTAATATGAAATGGCTGGCAGTACTCTTCTCCATTTGTCTTTTGTTGATGTGTTTAGGCACTGGCAATATGCCTCAAATAAGCAGTATTGCAGTAGTTATGAAGGATACTTTTGAGATTCCAAAAATAATGACAGGTATTGTCTTAACTATTCTTCTCTGGTTAGTAATCATTGGGGGGATTAAGCGAATAGCTTTAATTGCTTCTAAACTAGTTCCTTTCATGGCTTTTTGGTATTTAGTTGGAGCTTTTGCGGTGATTATTTCAAATTACGATAACATTCTTCCTTCATTCCAAAATATCTTTGTGCATGTCTTTACTCCTACAGCTGCAGTAGGAGGTTTCTTAGGAGCGAGTGTTGCTGCAGCGTTAACACGAGGAGTGAATAGGGGGCTTTATTCAAATGAAGCAGGACAAGGATCTGCACCTATTGCTCACGCCTCGTCTAAGACAGAAAACCCAATTGAAGAAGGTATTGTTTCAATCTTAGAACCCTTTATTGATACTATTGTTATTTGCACTATCACCGGATTAGTAATTTTATCTTCAGGTGTCTGGACAGAGAAATTTGAAAATAGATTTGAAGCCAGCTCTATGTACTTTGTAGAAGGGCAGTTTGATCTAGAAGATCCACAATCTATAAAACCTTTGCAAAATTTTATCACAGGCGCTTCTAGTGATATTGAGTTTACGGGCAACATTCCAATAAAAAATGGTGTTCTTAATACTTCAAAAGTTACCCTTATTCATAACAGGTCTATTGCTGAAGATGTCACATTCCTTGATTCTTCTACTGGAGAAGTATTTTCAGGATCTATTTTTGTAGACGATGGAAAAATTATGGACGTTGGGAATTATGATGTTGATGGAAAGTCATTACTACTTGGAGCAGATTTAACCAGTAAAGCATTTTCTAGAAGTATATTTGGAAATTTTGGTCAGTATATTGTAGCAATAGGTCTACTTATGTTTGCCTTTTCTACAGTAATTGCTTGGTCTTATTATGGCGATAGAGCAACTGCTTACTTATTCGGCGAAGGTTGGATACTTTATTATAGGATAATTTATGTTAGTGCTTTTTTTCTTGCTTCCATTATTGATACTAAAATTATTTGGGATATAGCTACCGTCATAGGTCCAATTGCAACTATTCCCAATTTACTGGCTTTAGTCTTATTAAGAAAAGAAATGAAGTCTATAGATTCAGGCTATGTACAACCTAAGCAGAAGTAA
- the acpP gene encoding acyl carrier protein: MSVEERVRKIVCEQLGVTEEEVKTEASFVDDLGADSLDTVELVMAFEEEFEIEIPDEEAEVIATVKNAVDYITNNS; the protein is encoded by the coding sequence ATGAGTGTAGAAGAAAGAGTTAGAAAAATTGTTTGCGAACAGTTAGGAGTTACTGAAGAAGAAGTGAAAACTGAGGCATCTTTTGTTGATGACTTAGGAGCTGATTCATTAGATACAGTTGAATTAGTTATGGCTTTTGAAGAAGAATTTGAAATTGAAATACCCGATGAAGAAGCTGAAGTAATCGCTACAGTAAAAAATGCAGTTGACTACATAACCAATAATTCCTGA
- the rpmF gene encoding 50S ribosomal protein L32, with translation MAVQKSKVSKSRKRQRRSHHALKSPTLSTDSITGERHLRHHMTKDGFYKGKQVIELKVEEEAEETP, from the coding sequence ATGGCTGTTCAAAAAAGTAAAGTATCAAAATCTAGAAAAAGGCAAAGACGCTCTCATCATGCCTTAAAATCACCTACTCTATCGACGGATAGTATTACAGGTGAGCGTCATTTAAGACATCATATGACCAAAGATGGCTTTTATAAAGGCAAGCAAGTCATAGAACTTAAGGTAGAAGAGGAAGCAGAAGAAACGCCTTAA
- the fabD gene encoding ACP S-malonyltransferase, which translates to MILENTSIVFPGQGSQSLDMLSDYFDEYVSFKDAFEEASSIINVDLINLLKDGTSEDLAKTEITQPLMLAADIAIWRQIPLENLSSIKFLAGHSLGEYSALVASEVITYKDAVFLVSNRARLMQEAVPEGEGGIAAILGLPFVDIKNICQSISKDPKNLVSPANLNSLSQTVISGTKLGVECAIVELKEAGAKRALLLPMSVPAHCQLMEGVADEFLSFLDGVSFQEPVIPVVQNFNASIAKDLASLRNNLLCQIFSPVNWVDTIRFFEEQDIELIIECGPGKVLTGLNRQIYKDANNFALEKVSSFKELFIDHV; encoded by the coding sequence ATGATATTGGAAAACACTTCTATAGTCTTTCCAGGACAGGGCTCTCAGAGCCTTGATATGCTGTCTGATTATTTTGATGAGTATGTCTCTTTTAAAGATGCGTTCGAAGAGGCATCTTCGATAATCAATGTTGACTTAATTAATTTATTAAAAGATGGAACCTCTGAAGATTTAGCAAAAACAGAGATAACTCAACCTTTAATGCTTGCTGCTGATATTGCAATCTGGAGACAAATTCCATTAGAGAATTTATCTAGCATAAAATTTTTAGCAGGACATTCTTTAGGTGAATATTCTGCTTTAGTAGCATCGGAGGTTATAACTTACAAAGATGCAGTATTTTTAGTCTCTAATAGGGCTAGATTAATGCAGGAAGCAGTTCCGGAAGGTGAAGGTGGAATAGCAGCTATTTTAGGTCTTCCTTTTGTAGATATTAAAAATATATGCCAATCTATTTCTAAAGATCCAAAAAATCTAGTAAGTCCTGCTAACTTAAATTCACTTTCACAAACAGTCATTTCAGGAACCAAGCTCGGAGTAGAGTGCGCGATAGTTGAATTAAAAGAAGCAGGAGCAAAGAGGGCCTTATTACTCCCCATGAGTGTTCCTGCACATTGCCAGCTTATGGAAGGAGTTGCGGATGAATTTCTAAGTTTTTTAGATGGTGTTTCTTTTCAAGAACCAGTAATTCCGGTAGTGCAGAATTTCAATGCAAGCATTGCAAAAGATTTAGCCTCTTTAAGAAATAATTTACTATGTCAGATATTCAGTCCGGTTAATTGGGTAGACACTATACGATTTTTTGAAGAACAAGATATTGAACTCATAATAGAATGTGGTCCTGGAAAAGTTCTAACTGGATTAAATAGACAAATTTATAAAGATGCTAATAATTTTGCACTAGAGAAAGTATCTTCTTTTAAGGAATTATTCATAGATCATGTCTGA
- the mltG gene encoding endolytic transglycosylase MltG, producing the protein MQFKKTTYLSIVSLTLILFVLIYILKSFNSELGLNNKILTINSGDNLKTISSNLEKIGATRHTLLVNIYMRISGKETEIKTGEYLLKPDMNLLRILHDISLGNNYYRDIRIKESSTFKELIAELRNSKGLVDDLGSNPEAFLSEFLAPFSLEGVFAPETYFYKYGDTYSNLLKRAFDRQNLIVDKYWELRSMGLPYESKSDLLILASIVEKEGEEKELIAGVFLRRLLMGMKLQTDPTVIYAMGNNYHGNITKKDLRMQHPYNTYFIKGLPPGPISYPSQSSIQAASILNDEEYLYFVSKGDGTHYFSKSYEEHLKAVKKYQLGQ; encoded by the coding sequence GTGCAATTTAAAAAAACTACTTATCTCTCCATAGTTTCTTTAACTTTAATTCTCTTTGTATTGATATATATTCTTAAATCTTTTAATTCAGAGCTAGGTCTTAATAATAAAATTTTAACAATTAATTCTGGTGACAACCTTAAAACTATATCTTCAAACTTGGAAAAAATTGGTGCTACAAGACATACACTTCTTGTAAATATATATATGCGAATTAGTGGGAAGGAAACAGAAATAAAAACAGGTGAGTATCTTTTAAAGCCGGATATGAATTTGTTAAGAATTTTGCATGATATTTCTTTGGGCAATAATTATTATAGGGACATCAGAATTAAAGAATCTTCTACCTTTAAAGAACTAATCGCAGAGTTAAGAAACTCAAAGGGTTTGGTTGATGATTTAGGGAGCAATCCAGAAGCTTTTCTTAGTGAATTTCTGGCTCCCTTTTCTTTGGAAGGAGTATTTGCTCCTGAAACTTACTTTTATAAATATGGAGATACTTATTCTAATCTTCTAAAAAGAGCATTTGATAGACAAAACTTAATTGTAGATAAATATTGGGAATTAAGATCGATGGGGTTACCTTATGAATCTAAATCTGATCTCCTTATACTTGCCTCTATTGTAGAAAAGGAGGGAGAAGAAAAAGAGCTAATTGCAGGAGTTTTTTTAAGACGACTACTAATGGGAATGAAACTTCAAACAGATCCCACGGTGATCTATGCTATGGGAAATAATTATCATGGTAATATTACCAAAAAAGATTTGAGGATGCAGCACCCATATAATACATATTTTATTAAAGGACTACCTCCAGGACCTATTTCTTATCCTAGCCAATCATCTATTCAAGCCGCGTCTATATTAAACGATGAAGAGTATTTATATTTTGTTTCTAAAGGCGATGGTACGCATTACTTCTCAAAGTCCTATGAGGAGCATTTAAAGGCGGTAAAAAAATATCAATTGGGTCAATAA
- the fabF gene encoding beta-ketoacyl-ACP synthase II, translating to MNGNRQVVVTGLGIVSPVGSELSTAWSNILSGKSGVSIIDQFNTDEFATHFAASVKDFNTEGYINPKDLRRMDLFIQYGIVAAANSISDSGLNDSALDKTRIGVSIGSGIGGLSTIENNKVLLEAKGPKKISPFFVPGSISNMVSGYVSLLNGFQGPSMSIASACSSASHSIGYAARSIAYGESDIIITGGAEMAISPLGLAGFNAAKALSTNNENPQQASRPWDKDRDGFVLGEGAGCLVLEELGHAKKRGANIYAEIIGFGMSSDAYHITSPPEGGEGAARAMENAIKDAQIDASQVDYINAHGTSTPAGDIAETQAIKSVFGQDPSDFIVSSTKSMTGHLLGAAGAVEAIFSILSIRDNITPPTINLDNPDEQCDLNYSANEATETSVDISISNSFGFGGTNASLVFKEY from the coding sequence ATGAATGGTAATAGACAAGTTGTTGTAACTGGCTTGGGAATTGTTTCCCCTGTGGGGTCAGAATTATCAACGGCCTGGAGTAATATTCTATCTGGTAAAAGTGGAGTAAGCATTATTGATCAATTCAATACTGATGAATTTGCAACTCATTTTGCTGCTTCCGTCAAAGATTTTAATACTGAGGGTTATATAAATCCAAAAGATCTAAGAAGAATGGATTTATTTATTCAATACGGAATAGTGGCTGCAGCTAATTCTATTTCCGATTCAGGACTTAATGATAGTGCTTTAGATAAAACAAGAATTGGGGTTTCTATTGGATCAGGTATTGGAGGTCTTTCAACGATAGAAAACAATAAAGTCCTATTAGAGGCAAAAGGACCAAAAAAAATATCACCTTTCTTTGTCCCTGGGTCTATAAGTAATATGGTTTCAGGTTATGTTTCTTTATTAAATGGATTTCAAGGACCTAGCATGTCTATAGCTAGTGCATGTTCAAGTGCAAGTCATTCCATAGGATATGCTGCAAGATCAATTGCCTATGGGGAGTCAGATATTATTATTACAGGAGGGGCAGAAATGGCTATATCTCCATTAGGTTTAGCTGGATTTAATGCAGCTAAAGCTTTATCAACAAATAATGAGAATCCTCAACAAGCTAGTAGGCCATGGGATAAGGACAGAGATGGTTTTGTGTTGGGTGAAGGAGCTGGTTGTTTAGTTTTAGAAGAATTGGGCCATGCTAAAAAAAGGGGAGCAAACATATATGCAGAGATTATAGGCTTTGGTATGAGTTCAGATGCCTATCATATTACGTCACCACCAGAAGGTGGAGAAGGGGCTGCGAGAGCCATGGAAAATGCAATTAAGGATGCTCAAATCGATGCCTCTCAGGTTGATTATATAAATGCACATGGAACATCGACTCCTGCAGGTGACATAGCAGAGACTCAAGCAATTAAAAGTGTATTCGGTCAAGATCCATCAGATTTTATAGTTAGCTCTACTAAATCAATGACTGGTCATTTATTAGGAGCTGCTGGAGCAGTGGAAGCTATTTTTTCAATTTTATCTATACGAGATAACATAACTCCCCCCACAATAAATTTAGATAATCCTGATGAGCAATGCGATCTTAATTATTCTGCTAATGAAGCTACCGAGACTTCAGTCGATATTAGTATTTCAAATTCATTTGGTTTTGGTGGCACCAATGCTTCTCTAGTCTTTAAAGAATACTAA
- the fabG gene encoding 3-oxoacyl-[acyl-carrier-protein] reductase, with the protein MMSEPKIAIVTGATRGIGQAISLALKSSGIKVIGTATTKKGVEDINAAGFIGALLNLTESNSVETFWSEIKEQYQTINILVNNAGITRDNLLLRMKEEEWHEVLNVHLTGAYRMCKMASKYMIKNKWGRIVNISSTSASLGNAGQANYSAAKAGLEALTRTMAREFGSRNITSNVVAPGFISTDMTSYLTEEERLDLLRQIPLERFGKPDEVAELVNYLISEEASYITGQTIHLNGGLYM; encoded by the coding sequence ATCATGTCTGAACCTAAAATAGCTATAGTAACAGGAGCCACTAGAGGTATTGGTCAAGCAATTTCTTTAGCTTTGAAGAGTTCTGGAATAAAAGTTATTGGCACGGCAACTACTAAAAAAGGTGTTGAAGATATAAATGCAGCAGGTTTTATTGGTGCGCTACTCAACCTAACTGAAAGTAATAGTGTGGAAACCTTTTGGTCGGAAATTAAAGAACAATATCAGACAATTAATATACTTGTGAATAATGCCGGTATTACAAGAGATAATTTACTTCTTAGAATGAAAGAAGAAGAATGGCATGAGGTATTGAATGTGCATTTAACTGGCGCTTATCGAATGTGTAAAATGGCAAGTAAATACATGATTAAAAATAAATGGGGTAGGATAGTCAATATATCTTCAACCTCAGCATCTCTTGGGAATGCTGGCCAAGCTAATTATTCTGCGGCAAAAGCTGGACTTGAAGCCCTAACTAGAACAATGGCAAGAGAATTTGGAAGCAGAAATATTACATCAAATGTTGTTGCGCCAGGCTTCATATCTACAGATATGACTTCTTATTTAACTGAAGAAGAGCGTCTAGATCTTCTAAGGCAGATTCCTCTAGAAAGGTTCGGTAAACCAGATGAAGTTGCTGAATTAGTTAACTATTTAATTTCAGAAGAAGCTTCTTATATTACAGGTCAAACTATTCACCTTAATGGAGGCCTCTATATGTAA
- the holB gene encoding DNA polymerase III subunit delta': MKNPAIFPWFDNTIKALQDKNLSHAYLISGNEGLGKIDFCNLFAQSLLCSNRDNFFPCEKCKSCKLFISHNHPDLYLISKEEDKTFISINQIRDIQSSVFETAFMGGSKVFLINRCELMNSEASNSMLKILEEPPKNTFFILTSNSSKSISLTVRSRCIEMQIPNPSDAQIINWLDQTDLNRDESLKILSLNRKNISTLIKQDNSQILEDRQSFINEIGLFIKQGHNLLEVSSSWSKEPTSLTLHLDWMSRLLMDALRFKTGSSLIQVQEDSKIISKYLAQKVTHQVLCSLLFSTNSLWNLFKNGTSLKPDYHLRSLLIDWGQKLNISTQ; encoded by the coding sequence ATGAAGAATCCAGCTATCTTTCCTTGGTTTGATAATACTATTAAAGCTCTCCAGGATAAGAATTTAAGTCACGCATACTTAATATCAGGCAATGAAGGCTTAGGGAAAATAGATTTTTGTAATCTTTTTGCTCAATCTCTTCTTTGCTCTAATAGAGATAATTTTTTCCCTTGCGAAAAATGCAAGTCTTGTAAATTGTTTATAAGTCATAACCATCCAGATTTATATTTAATTTCTAAAGAAGAGGATAAAACCTTTATATCTATAAACCAAATTAGAGATATTCAGTCTAGTGTTTTTGAAACGGCATTTATGGGTGGAAGTAAAGTTTTCTTAATTAATAGATGTGAGTTAATGAATTCCGAAGCATCAAATTCTATGTTAAAAATTCTGGAAGAACCTCCAAAGAATACCTTCTTTATCTTGACAAGTAATTCTTCAAAATCAATATCTTTAACAGTAAGAAGCAGGTGTATAGAAATGCAAATACCCAATCCTTCTGATGCTCAAATTATAAATTGGTTGGATCAGACAGATCTTAATAGAGATGAATCATTAAAGATATTAAGTCTCAATAGAAAGAATATAAGCACTTTAATTAAACAGGATAATTCTCAGATTTTAGAAGACAGGCAATCATTTATTAATGAAATAGGGTTATTTATTAAACAAGGACATAATTTATTAGAGGTATCATCCTCCTGGTCTAAAGAACCAACAAGCCTTACTTTACATCTAGATTGGATGAGCAGACTTTTAATGGATGCTCTGAGATTTAAAACGGGAAGTAGTTTGATCCAAGTTCAGGAAGACTCTAAAATAATTAGTAAATATTTAGCTCAAAAAGTTACGCATCAAGTCCTCTGTTCTCTTCTATTCAGCACTAATTCACTGTGGAATCTTTTTAAAAATGGAACTAGTCTAAAACCAGATTATCATTTGCGCAGTTTATTGATTGACTGGGGACAAAAGCTTAATATCTCAACTCAATGA
- the tmk gene encoding dTMP kinase, producing MDAKFITLEGIEGSGKSTAITYIKQVLNNNNIPFIATREPGGGPNGSNIRDVLLHRDNKITPITELLLMLADRVDHVENVINPNLNKGIWVISDRYLDSTICYQGGGRGISQDIIMSITSRLDLPTPDLTLLFDLSVDEALKRVRSRGGLDRFEQESKDFHQRIRLDYQRIARENKDRIRIIDSSKEQADVQEVVSKLIFELV from the coding sequence ATGGATGCTAAATTTATTACTTTAGAGGGGATAGAAGGTTCTGGAAAATCTACTGCAATAACTTATATCAAACAAGTTCTTAATAATAATAACATACCTTTTATTGCAACAAGAGAGCCCGGAGGAGGGCCTAATGGCTCAAACATAAGAGATGTTTTATTACATAGAGACAATAAAATCACACCTATAACTGAATTATTATTAATGTTAGCAGATAGAGTGGACCACGTAGAAAATGTCATAAATCCAAATTTAAATAAAGGAATATGGGTAATTTCTGATAGATATTTAGATTCTACAATTTGCTACCAGGGCGGAGGAAGAGGAATATCTCAGGATATAATTATGTCCATCACTTCAAGGTTGGATTTACCTACCCCTGATTTAACTCTTTTATTTGATTTATCAGTTGATGAAGCTCTAAAGAGAGTAAGATCTAGAGGTGGATTGGATAGATTTGAACAAGAGTCAAAAGATTTTCATCAAAGAATCAGGTTAGATTATCAGAGAATAGCTCGTGAAAATAAAGATCGTATTCGTATTATAGATAGTTCTAAAGAACAAGCTGATGTGCAGGAAGTAGTTTCTAAATTAATCTTTGAATTAGTTTAA
- a CDS encoding glutaredoxin domain-containing protein produces the protein MIEIWSKPQCVFCDKAVNLCKIKDLEFKKYMLNEDFTMEDLLDKFPHAKTFPQITQHGNYVGGYTELEILLKK, from the coding sequence ATGATAGAAATCTGGTCAAAACCTCAGTGTGTATTTTGCGATAAAGCTGTTAATTTATGTAAGATTAAGGATTTAGAATTTAAAAAATATATGTTGAATGAAGATTTCACAATGGAGGATTTATTGGATAAATTTCCTCATGCTAAAACTTTTCCACAAATAACTCAGCATGGCAACTATGTTGGTGGATATACAGAATTAGAAATACTTTTAAAAAAATAA
- a CDS encoding RluA family pseudouridine synthase yields MEFQRVSKESVDADHDGMRLDNFLISLLKGVPRSKIYSIIRRGEVRVNSLRYKPKQRISLGDIVRIPPIIKKEDHQILPSENLIELIKRQVIYEDSNLLALNKPIGIASHGGSGISLGLIEIVRQIKPAYKAIQLVHRLDKDTSGCILLAKKKSKLRELHLLLRQKKVSKDYVAITKAGWKKNVTEVTVDLDKVGSMSGEQKVKVVTEGKFSTSLFKVLKQDNNLALVNCSIKTGRTHQIRVHCDFLGHPIVGDRKYGNKIFNKEMAIQGHKRMMLHAKSISFPSLDIGFQAEEPKEFINLANKIK; encoded by the coding sequence ATGGAATTTCAAAGAGTAAGTAAAGAGTCTGTAGATGCAGATCATGATGGTATGCGTTTGGATAACTTTCTTATTTCGTTACTTAAAGGTGTTCCTAGATCAAAAATATATTCTATTATTAGAAGAGGTGAGGTTCGCGTTAATAGTCTTAGATATAAACCTAAGCAAAGAATATCTTTAGGGGATATAGTTAGAATTCCCCCTATAATCAAAAAAGAGGACCACCAAATTCTGCCAAGTGAAAATCTAATAGAATTAATAAAAAGACAAGTTATTTATGAAGATAGTAATCTTTTGGCATTAAATAAACCAATTGGCATAGCAAGTCATGGAGGTAGTGGCATATCTTTAGGATTAATAGAAATCGTAAGACAAATTAAACCCGCCTATAAGGCCATACAATTAGTCCACAGATTAGACAAAGATACATCTGGGTGCATCCTTTTAGCTAAGAAGAAAAGTAAATTACGAGAACTTCATTTACTTTTAAGACAAAAAAAAGTTTCTAAAGACTATGTGGCTATTACAAAAGCAGGCTGGAAAAAGAATGTTACAGAAGTTACTGTTGATCTTGACAAGGTTGGCAGTATGTCGGGGGAGCAGAAAGTAAAAGTTGTAACAGAAGGAAAATTTTCTACTTCTCTTTTTAAGGTTCTAAAACAAGATAATAATTTAGCTTTAGTAAATTGTTCCATAAAAACAGGAAGAACCCATCAAATAAGAGTGCATTGTGATTTTCTAGGCCATCCTATAGTTGGGGATAGAAAATATGGAAATAAAATTTTTAATAAAGAGATGGCAATTCAAGGGCATAAAAGAATGATGTTGCACGCAAAATCTATAAGTTTTCCTAGTTTAGATATTGGATTTCAAGCAGAAGAACCAAAAGAGTTTATTAATTTAGCCAATAAAATTAAATGA